DNA from Leptolyngbya iicbica LK:
CCTGTTGTTGTTTATCGTCATCAGACGTTTTTCCTGACGAGTCTTTGTCAAGCGGCTTAGGTCCGTATTGCTTCTTCACTTCTTCAAAGAGGGGTTCAATGCGAGCACGAATCGCCTTCCGACCTTCAGCCTCAAACTGCTCCGTTGCCCCCGCCCAGAAGCGTGGCTCATGGCCGTTACGGTTCCGCTCATCGTGCATCTTGGCAAAAATCAGATACAGGAACTGCCGAAAGGCCACATCCTTCGACATTCCCTCATTCCCGTGAATGAAGTTGTGACAGCGCCGAAACGTCACCCGCAGCAGTTCCGGGTCCGCCTTCCGCATCCGTGCAATAGAAGCCACATCGCGGGTGCCCAGGGTCTCATCCCCCATGGGCCAGTCCCCCACGGCCTTGAACTTCACATCAAATGTGGTGATTTTCTTATGTAAAAAGAAGAACTCCAGGCCGTTCGTCCACAGCCCCCACTCGCAGGTTTCCCCCGCCTCTGCCATAAAGTCTTCGAGCACCTGCAGGTCTTTCTTGGCCTGGTCGTGCGATCTCATCTTGGTAATGCCCCGTCCGGTAGGCTCTTTCTCGCACACCACTACCCGCCGCACGTTCTCTAGCTCATGGGGCTAACCATGGCGAAAGATCGCAATGCTGACTTTCTTATTGCGGCCCCCAATGGGAATCTTGAAGTCTGGCTCCATGTCTTCCACATTGATGCCGTACTCATGGAACAGCGCCCGCGCAATCCGCTGCCGCACCTGCTCTTTGCTGTTGTCTTTAACAGGCTGGTTGGTGATGTAGTCCAGCAGCTTTCCGTCAGGAATCGCTGTGATGTCGTTATCTGCTGTATCCCCCTCTGTCGAGTTCACTTGAGTTTCTACTGAACTTTCTGCCATCAAAGTCAATCCGGTACCACGAGTCAGGACACCTGCCATGCTGACCAGCCGTCAGTTCTAGGCTGATCAGGGCAATGTGTGTCTCTATATTGTCCTCACCAACGCAAAATCGTGTCGAACAAAACAAGAACCTTAGTAATTTCAGGCTGGGCTGATGAATTGCAGCGTTCTGGAGCGATTTGGAGGTAGAGCTTTCGCTTAGCCCACAAAAAAGCGTGTTCGAGTGATCCAGCCATTTGCTGCGTAAATGACTGCAATCCAGCCTCAGCAGACCTTTCAGCGCTATCTCAAAAAAAACATTGCCAAAATTTTTACTCAATTTTCTTCACAGGTCGGCGTAACTCACACAACCTGATCAGAGTGCCGGCAGGCCCATCACAATCCCTCACATCCGCTGAACAACAGGCAAGAGCACCCGTAGGTCAGAAGTAGTACAGAATCACTAAGACAGTTGTATTCTGAGAGGGGATTACCGTGACCGCGATCGCACTGCCAATCATCGTGGGCTCTGAGAAGTCTTTGGTGCCATAAGGTAATCAGATCAGGACTCGCTTCAGTGAGCCAGTTTTCGTGATGCTGATTGGTGAATTGCGCGTTTTATTCGTGTCCCCCCCCACTACATCATCCGTTGAAGCCAACAAGAAAAGACGCTATTAATATTTTTATCAAGCTTATTGACTTGAATTCAGAAAATTATTTGATCATCAAATTCATGAAGAAAATCTCACCTTTGAACCCAGAAAAAATTCGATTGCTTACTATAATCTGCTCTTCTAACTATGTGAAACCCTTTGCCAAGGAAAGGGCTAACATCTATTTAAGGAGCGATAAAGGTCATACTGCACAAGATATCGCTGAGGCCCTAGGCTGCGATAGGAAGAAGGTCTCCAAAGCGATCGATGATTGGAATGATCATGGTTATCTGGCCTTAGGTATTGATAAAAGAGGGCAAAGTGAGAATGCTTCTATTCCTCCACGCAAGCTTAAAGACTTAAGTCTGATGCAGTTGGACTTCTGCATTGAAATAGAGCCTGAAGAAGCCTTAAAAGAAAAGCTACAGAATTGTCGAATAGCCAAACTTAAGTCAGTTGCTTTTCTTTGTTACCGCACAGCATTAGACGCTAGAAGCTTTATGAATTTTGAGCGATCCTTCAACAAAGACTTTGACTTTCAAAATCCTTGTTTCAGAAAGGATTTTCGCAGCTTAAAAGTCTCTTTTTTGAAATCCCTCATGAGAAAAAAAGAAAGTTCAGGATTTATCGAAAATAGATTGAAGCAACTAATTTTAACGATTGAATATCTAAATACGTCGGCAGAAAAATATCGAAAACCACTTGTCAAAAGCTTTCTGAAAAAGCTTCCTGACGATATCAACGATCTAGTTACTTGGAAGAGTGACGTTCTGGATGCCCATCTTCTTGATCAGATTGCATATGTCCTTGAACCTGAATTACGGGGATGTTTACGTAAAAATTTCGGGGGTCGAAAGGAACCTGTCATGAATGAAGATTTGATGGACTTTGGGCATTGGGCCATAACAAAAATATGGCGTCAGTCAGAAATGGATGCTGATCGTCGGTGGCGCATCCAATCTACGGACATCTATTCTCATTTCTTCCAAGGTATCAAACTCTGGTGGGACTAGACATCAGTCTGAACGCCACCTTCGTTTTCTTAGCCCACGCTATCAACACGTCCTTTTTACAAAATGTGATAATGTCCGGTTTTTAACGAAAACGCAAAAACCGGACATTTGAGCGTGGATGAAATCCCGACTGGGTCATCCCTTCAAAAAACAAAACCAGCGAAACTAAAAATCCCTAGTTTTCTGTCCCAACCTCAAAACAGGCAAGAAACGCTCCGGCAGAACTTTTCAGGCTATGTTGTGAATGTGTTCGACAGAGGAGTTCTTTTGCACTATGCAGCAGCTAGAGCGGCGAATAGGCATCAGATTGACGCAAGTGCAATGGCAGCAACTGGTTGACGCTGCTCAAGGCGCGGGCTTTACTCCGTCGACGGTGATTAGATCGTTCGTTGAGCAACCGGATTTGCTCATGCAGGTGATAGAGCGGATTCAGCTCTCGTCAAAAACATAGTCGTTTTCTAAAAAATCGCCTTTGGGTTCGACAAACAGCCCAGAGAACAAATTCAACTAATGCAGCAGGACAGGTGTCCAACTAATTTCCTGCTGCAAAAAGTAAACGCCCAACAAAGGAGGCTCAATTTGTCATGCGCAATTTTCGCCGCTGGCCACCACAAAACAAAACCTGGAGCTTCCACATAGGTTATTTACGAGTCACCCAAGGTGACCTTTAACCCTTGGTTTGAAAGGGTTTGGGGCAAGTGCTCAAATCACACTCGAAATCAACACGAACTCATCACCAATACGGCACCGATACAGACGCTCTCAACTGTTTGCGAGCTTTCCTAGAAAAATGCCTCTTCCAGGTCAGCAAACCCGAAAGAGGCTTCATTCAATTTCATTCTTCTACTATGACACATCAAATTCTCGGACCCTCTAATACGGGTCAAAAATACGAACGAATAAAGGGACCCTACTACGCGATGACGTGGCAGCGAGCCTGCCAAGCCCATCAAGATGGCATTTTGACTACTAGGGGACTCATCTACTGCTACTTCGTTATCCACCTCTCCCCTGGTTCCGAAGTGCGCGTTGATGTCACCAAACTGTGTTCCTTGCTCAAAGTTCACGAAGCGACCTATTACCGAGCCGTCGGAGCCCTCAAACAAAAGGGACGATTGAATACCCGGCGGGGGCAAATGATGGTTAGTGTCCCCGAAATCCACCCCCTGTCGGCTCAGTCGCAGTTGCGCGAGTCCGAGTCGCCATCCTGCGAGTCTGAATCGCCATCCTGCAAGTCCGAGTCGCAATGCTGCGAGTCCAATTTGCAGAGCTGCGAGTCCAACTCGCAATCCTGCGAAAACGCAAATCAAGGAAACGCCATTAATGACAAGGGCTCTCGCAGTTCTGCGAACGTACCAAAACAAAGAGATCAATTGTTAAAAAACAACAAACAGTTGGTACCCACCCACCACCCTGTTGGTTGTTTCGGAATTGACAGAGAAGGTATTGGTAGATCTTCCTCAGGAGTGCAAGGGGATCGCCTTGTTTCCCAAACCTCTTTGCTGGAAGACCTGATAGCACTAATCCACGTATCCGGGATCCAGGCCAACACAACAATTCAAAAAACGTTGTTGGAGTTGATCAACTCCAACGATCCTGCCGCCGCCCGTCAGATTGTGGAAAACGCCCTCAGCGCCCTCCAGGAACAGGAACAAAGGGGCCAGGTTCGCAACCCCGGCGGCTTCCTCAAAACTGCCCTCCAGCGCGGCTTCACAGCCAATCAGGCCAAGCGCGATGCTCGTGCACAACGGCAACACCGCCAGCCCCCTCCTGATCCCATTCAAGTCTCCATTTCTATTGATCAGGCCCTTGCCAATGGTGACCAAGACTTTGCCCTATCCAAATTGCAGACCCTTTGGCATGAAGGCTGGCAAGCCGAAGTGACTGAACTGCTGAATGTCTTACGTCAGGACTGGCCCTTTGTGATCGCCGAGGAGGGAGTCCAACATGCTTGTAGATAGATACAGACGACTACATCTCAAAGATTGGAATGCCTTGGCGAAGCCGCCCCAGTAGGAATGCGAAGAATTCGTCAAAGTATGTCGCTGCCCTGTTGCTGAAATCCTGTAGATGCTCAACCAGGTCAGATAGTCAGTTTTCCATCCCACCCCAACCCCACAGACATGGACAACGCACAAATCCTCACCGAAATTCGTGGCCTTCTCGAAGATAGTAGTCGTCAAATGGCTGAGATGCGACAAGAGATACTAGCGCTCAGAGAACAAGTCGAAAGCAAGCGACCCGACTGGATCTCCAAGCAGCAAGCTTTAGAACTGTTGGGCGTCAGCGATCGCACCCTGGAGCGCTACCACAGCGCCGATTACTGCCAGCGCCAAGGCTGGACACCCCTCATCAAAGGCGTCCACAGCACTATCGCCCGCCCCGTCCGCTTCAACGGTCCACTGCTAGAAGACTGGCTGATCAACCGGTCCAATCATCGGCTTCATCAGAAAGCGATCGCCCGCTGGCAAAACCGCCTCCCCAGCTACCAGAAACGCAAAGTCAACTAGCAGCATTTAAATCGTCGTCATTCTCTTCTTCGTCATCCCACAGGGGAGGCAACTGCGCTCCCTTTCCCGTCTTGCCTAGGTAGTTCTTGAATAAAGTTTCCTCTTTGTGGCCGGTCAGTTCCGCAACCTCAACGGGAGGAACCTTCCCATCAATCGCATGAGACACAAACGTATGGCGAGTGTTGTAAGACTTACGATACTCCACTCTCACTTCCTTCAGCACTGACTTCCAGGCCCGGTTGCGGAAGTTGTGGTCATCAATCGGTCCACCCCGCCGCGATGGAAACACCAGGTCTTCTGGGTCCGGTTTCAGCTCAGCCCTCAGCGCCTGCAATCCTTTCCGCAGTTTCGGCGTCAGCATAAATTCACGGGCTTGGTTTGTTTTGGTGCTCTTCCGCTTGCCCCGGCTGTATGTCTCACCAATCCACACGCGCTCGCACTTATCCGACAGATGCTTCCACTTCAGCCCGATTGCCTCCCCTGTTCGGCATCCCGTCGAGAGCAAAAAGAACACGAAACCGTAGTAGTAGCCATATCGCGCATGGCCGTTAAACCCTTCTAGAATCCGCTTCACCTCATTACGGCTGAATGGCTTCGGCGGTTGTTTTGGCGGCACCTTTACCTTCACCCCTGCCCACGGATTAGAGCGCACCATTCCGCGATCGCTCCCCCACTTCCAGCAGGCCCGCATGATCGATAGTCGCTCTGATGCGGTGCGCGGCGCTAGCTGCTCTAACAGCCAATCCCGAAACTCAAAGCAATTGGCTTCGGTGAGCGTCTGCACCTGCCGATTCCTAAAGTAACTCTGCAGGTGCTTCAGCAGCCCCTCATACTTCTCCAGAGTGCGCGGATCGGGTACTTCCCGCCGCTTGTACGCCATGAACCTCTCAAACAGTTCAACGACCGACAATCCTCCCTGGCCAATCTCGCGATATTTGCCTAGCGTTTCGTCAAATTGCCCTGAGAGCATATCGGCCTCAATAATGGCTGCCCGCTGCTGCGCCAATGCGCGGTTCGTCACTGTATCAGGCAGACTTAGGGACATTTCGTAGCGGCGCTTCTGGTATGTCCACCGCAACCGCAGCCATCCTCTCTGCTCAGAAATGCTGACTTTACCCTTATTTGAGCGTCCCATTTGGCATATTCTCCCAAATCCCGTCCCCCAATTCTCCCCCAATTCTTGACGGATAGTGACGGTAGCATGACGGTTTCAGACATTTTCAAGCTTCTGCAGATCCCCCAAAAGTTCAATCCCAGAAACGACGAAACCCCGCGCAGTGGCGGGGTTTCAAGGGATGGACGTAACTGGACTCGAACCAGTGACCCCCACGATGTCAACGTGGTGCTCTAACCAACTGAGCTATACGTCCTAGCAGACTCATAAAGTATCACAGTTATGAAGATCGTGGCAATCAGGTAAGCAGAAATTCGGCCAATTTCGGGCGGTCTTGTGGAACAGGTCAGCAAGACTCCAGTGTTAGTTCACCCTGAGGTCACGATCGCCAGTCATCGGGTTCGCCTTTTCCCTCGCTTCAGTCAGACTGCAACATGAGGCGAGGGAGTGATCCGGATTTTTTAGCGCTGCACTGCCAGCATGAACGTTGCCTGGGTTGGCATTGGCACAACTTGGCTGACATAGACGCAGCCTTAGCGAGATGGATTGTCCTCTTCATCGGTGGTGTCAGGTGTCGAAAGCCCAAAACTGTCGGGAGAGTCAGCTGGAATCCCTTCCAGGGCAGCGAGCACTTCTGGTGGTAAACCATCTAATGCTGTGTCCATGTCGGGATCGGGCTCTGGAGACTCAGCAGGCATAGAGGACATGGCTGAGGGCGCTGCGGGCGCAGCAGTCTGAGGCATCACTAGGGTTTCATCCTCATCTTGATCCGCGTTCGGCGCTGGTGCGGTGGCACTGGTGGCCATTTCTTCTTGTTCAGGGAGGTCTGACTCCCCGGCCAGAATGGCTTCGACCTCGGGGGGCACACTCACTGGATTGGTGAGCGGGGCCTCGGGGTCGGCGTCTTCAGGCTCGGCGGGCAAATCATCGATTGCTTGCAAAATCTCTTCAGGGATGGCCGTCTCTGGCGTATCAGGCAGAGGATCTGCTGGACTGATGGCGGCAGATGGGGGCTGGATGACAGTCTCCGTCGGCGGTTGATCAGCTGTGGGCAAATCGTCGATCGCGGCTAATAAGTCGGACGGCAACTCCTCATCAAAGCTAGGGGGAGGGGCCGTCTCGGCAGAGCTGAGGCCGATGGGGCCAATGGGCACGTCGGTGGGCAGATCTGGTGCCGCTGGAGAAGCCGTAGGGCGCGGAGCAGGCGGTGGCGGCGGCGCAAAGTCAGCCGTCGGGGAGGGGGAAGCGCTGTCACTGGCCGACTCGTCAGCGATCGCAAAATCGAGCGAGGGCATTGACTCCGGAGCGGGAGTAACCTCTAGGGGCGAGGAGGCCG
Protein-coding regions in this window:
- a CDS encoding tyrosine-type recombinase/integrase produces the protein MGRSNKGKVSISEQRGWLRLRWTYQKRRYEMSLSLPDTVTNRALAQQRAAIIEADMLSGQFDETLGKYREIGQGGLSVVELFERFMAYKRREVPDPRTLEKYEGLLKHLQSYFRNRQVQTLTEANCFEFRDWLLEQLAPRTASERLSIMRACWKWGSDRGMVRSNPWAGVKVKVPPKQPPKPFSRNEVKRILEGFNGHARYGYYYGFVFFLLSTGCRTGEAIGLKWKHLSDKCERVWIGETYSRGKRKSTKTNQAREFMLTPKLRKGLQALRAELKPDPEDLVFPSRRGGPIDDHNFRNRAWKSVLKEVRVEYRKSYNTRHTFVSHAIDGKVPPVEVAELTGHKEETLFKNYLGKTGKGAQLPPLWDDEEENDDDLNAAS
- a CDS encoding helix-turn-helix domain-containing protein, coding for MKPTRKDAINIFIKLIDLNSENYLIIKFMKKISPLNPEKIRLLTIICSSNYVKPFAKERANIYLRSDKGHTAQDIAEALGCDRKKVSKAIDDWNDHGYLALGIDKRGQSENASIPPRKLKDLSLMQLDFCIEIEPEEALKEKLQNCRIAKLKSVAFLCYRTALDARSFMNFERSFNKDFDFQNPCFRKDFRSLKVSFLKSLMRKKESSGFIENRLKQLILTIEYLNTSAEKYRKPLVKSFLKKLPDDINDLVTWKSDVLDAHLLDQIAYVLEPELRGCLRKNFGGRKEPVMNEDLMDFGHWAITKIWRQSEMDADRRWRIQSTDIYSHFFQGIKLWWD